The region GAGCCGGATTACCGTGCGCAATTCGATCGCGAGCTACAACGTCGCCGGGATCGAGATCGAGAACAGCCGCAAGGCGATCGTCGAGCGCAACTACGTCACCGGCAATACCGGCGGCATCCTGGTGTTCGACCTGCCTGGCCTGCCGGTGAAGAACGGCGGCGAAGTGCTGGTGCGGGGCAATCTGGTCGCGAACAACACCACGCCCAATTTCGCGCCTGAGGGCAATATCGTCGCCTCCGTGCGCCGCGGCACGGGCATCATGGTGATGGCGAACGACACCGTGTGGGTCGGCCAGAACATGCTCTACGACAATCCGACCGCTCCGATCATGGTCATCGCCTATCCGCTCGCCTTCGAGGACCCGGAGTACAATCCGTACCCGCGCGAAATCAGCATCGATACCAACCAGGTCGACGAAGGCGGCACCGACCCGCAGTTCGAAGGCGCCGAGCAGCTGCTCGCGGCCTTCGGCGGCGCGCTGCCGCCGGTGATGTGGGACGGCCTCGAAGATCCTGAGATGACCACGCTGATGGTCCATCCGGACATGGCGGGCTGGTCGGTCAACCTGCCCGAACAGGGCGCGGGCATCGAAGCCGCGCGGCCCGGCCCGCTCCACGTGGGCGCGATCGGCCAGCCGATCAGCATCGAGGATTGGGGCGCACCCGAGGCGCTGGAGGCGCGGCTCAAGTGATCCGCCATCTCGGCATCCTCGGGATTGCCGCGGCCACGCTCGCGCTGACGGCGGGGGTACAGGCGCTGCCTCCGCCCGCGATCAACGACGCCGCGATCACGGATGAGGGATTGCCCGACACGCTGAGCCAATTCGGCTTCTTTCTCGATCCGGCGGCAGACGAACCCGCGCCGGGCGTCACTCCCTACCGGCTCAACATGCCGCTGTTCTCCGACGGGGCGGACAAGCATCGTTTCGTCTACGTGCCCGATGGCGCACCTGTCGATCACGGTGAGCAGGGACTTCTGCAATTCCCGGTCGGTTCGGCGCTGATCAAGACTTTCGCGTTCGGTGAGCGCAAGATCGAGACCCGCGTTCTGCTCCACCGTGCCAACGGCTGGATCGCACTCCCCTACGTGTGGAACGAAGAACAGACGCAGGCGACGCTCGCGCTCGCGGGCAAGCGGGTGCCGGTCACCACGCCATCGGGCGAGGACATCAGCTACCGCGTCCCGAACAAGAACCAGTGCAAGGAATGCCACGGGCTGCAAGGCGCGGTGACGCCGATCGGACCCAAGGTGCGCAACCTGTCGGCTGCATGGCTGGAAAGCTTCCTCGGCACCGTACCGGAAGGCGCGGACACCATGCCGCTGTGGGAAGACCGTGCTTCCGCACAGACCGCTGCTGCCGCGCGCGCCTATCTCGACGTCAATTGCGCGCATTGCCACCGTCCGGGCTCGACCGCGTCCAATTCGGGCCTGGATTTGCGCTGGGAGACCGACGACCCGCACGCCATCGGGATCGGGAAGCGCCCCGTCGCCGCAGGTCGCGGATCGGGTGGACTGATGTTCGACATCGTGCCGGGCGACCCCGAAGCCTCGATCCTCGTCTATCGCATGGCGAGCGACGAGCCCGGTGTCGCCATGCCCGAACTCGGCAAGGCGACCGTGCACGAGGAAGGCGTAGCGCTGGTCGAAAGCTGGATTGCCGGAATGCCTGCGCGATGAAGTGGGTGTTGCGGCGAGCAGGTCGAGACCATTTCGGTGCCCACCCTGGTGATATGGGGCGAAGAAGACCGGCTGATCCCCGTGCAGGCCGGCATGTGGTACGATAGCCAGCTGTCCGACAGCAGGCTGGTGGTCTATTCCGGCATCGGTCACCTCCCGCACGAGGAGGCTGCCAACCGGACAGCCGCCTATGTCGCGCGATGGCTGGGCGAGAAGGTCGGGACCGGCGCAGCGAATTGACCCGCAAAGGTGCGGCGCAGCTATGGACGGCACGCGCGCTTCCTCGGTAAGGCCATCCCGATACGACACCAGGATTCGAGGATGGAAATTTGCGCAAGCTGGGCCTGATCGGCGGGATGAGCTGGGTCTCGACCCGCATGTACTACGAATGGATCAACAAGGACGTTATTCGGCGGACCGGGGCGATGACCTCTGCGCCCCTGCTGATCGAAAGCCTCGATTTTGCGGAGCTTTACGGTCTCACCAAGGAAGACGAGTGGGGCCGCGCGGCGGACATCCTCGTCGATTCGGCGAAGCGGCTTGAAGCGGCGGGGGCGCAGGCCATCGCGATCGCCGCCAATTCGATGCACCGCATTTACGATCAGGTGGCCGAGGCGGTCGATGTGCCCGTGCTGCACATCGCCGATGCGGTGGGCCGCAAGATGAAGGCGGCGGGTGCGGACAATGCGGCGCTGATCGGCACGCGCAACGTGATGACCGAAAGCTTCTATCGCCGCCAGCTGGTCAGCCACGGAGTCGACCTGCTGCCGCCCGACATGACGCATGTCGAGCGGACCAACGCGATCATCTACGACGAGCTGATGCACGGCAAGGCAAGCCGCGATGCGGAGCGTTTCTTCCGCACGATGATCACCAACCTGCAGCAGGATGGCGCGAAGGCCGTGGTGCTCGCCTGTACCGAGCTGGATCTGGTGATCGATGTCGACGCCAATGTCCTGCCGATCTTCGATTCCGCGCGCATCCATTGTGAGGCGATTGTCGACTGGATCATGGGCGAGGATGACGTCGCGGATGGGCCCGGACATGGCGGGGCCGCTTCGTGATGCTCGGCCCGGTTGTGCGGTGGCACGCGGCGGGATAGACGGCGGCGGCATGAGCCGCTCGCCCCTTGCCGCAGATCCGGCGCGCTCTCGCGGGCGCGAATTTCCCGGGCCTTCCGATGACACCTCGTCGCCCGAAAGCCGCGGCCCGCGGACCGCGTTCCAGCGGGATCGCGACCGGATCATCCACTCGATCGCGTTCCGGCGCCTGCGCAGCAAGACGCAGGTCTTCGTCGCTCCAGAGGGCGATCACTATCGCACCCGGCTGACCCACAGCCTCGAGGTTGCGCAGATCGGCCGCGTGATCGCGCGCGCGCTCGGCCTCGACGAGGATCTGACCGAGGCACTGTGCCTCGCGCATGATATCGGTCATCCGCCCTTCGGCCACGCGGGCGAGGACGCGCTCGACAATGCGCTCTCCGATCATGGCGGGTTCGATCACAATGCGCAGACCTTGCGCACGCTGATGCGCCTCGAGAGCCCCTATTGCACGCACGAGGGCCTCAACCTCAGCTGGGAAGTGCTCGAAGGCCTGGCCAAGCACAACGGCCCGGTCGATTCGCCGCACTGGGCGCTGGCCGAGCTCGACGACGCCTTCCCGCTGGAGCTCGCGCAATGGCCGACGCTGGAGGCGCAGGTCGCGGCGGTGGCGGACGATATCGCCTACGACAACCACGACATCGACGACGGGCTGCGTGCAGGCTTCCTCGAACTCGACGACCTGCTGACGCTCGATTTCATCGCCGATCAGTGGCGCGAGGTGGAGCGGCGCTTCCCCAACGCCCCGCGCGACCGGCAACTGCGCGAGCTGGTGCGCGG is a window of Alteriqipengyuania lutimaris DNA encoding:
- a CDS encoding alpha/beta fold hydrolase, whose translation is MPTLVIWGEEDRLIPVQAGMWYDSQLSDSRLVVYSGIGHLPHEEAANRTAAYVARWLGEKVGTGAAN
- a CDS encoding SO2930 family diheme c-type cytochrome; this encodes MIRHLGILGIAAATLALTAGVQALPPPAINDAAITDEGLPDTLSQFGFFLDPAADEPAPGVTPYRLNMPLFSDGADKHRFVYVPDGAPVDHGEQGLLQFPVGSALIKTFAFGERKIETRVLLHRANGWIALPYVWNEEQTQATLALAGKRVPVTTPSGEDISYRVPNKNQCKECHGLQGAVTPIGPKVRNLSAAWLESFLGTVPEGADTMPLWEDRASAQTAAAARAYLDVNCAHCHRPGSTASNSGLDLRWETDDPHAIGIGKRPVAAGRGSGGLMFDIVPGDPEASILVYRMASDEPGVAMPELGKATVHEEGVALVESWIAGMPAR
- a CDS encoding aspartate/glutamate racemase family protein, whose protein sequence is MRKLGLIGGMSWVSTRMYYEWINKDVIRRTGAMTSAPLLIESLDFAELYGLTKEDEWGRAADILVDSAKRLEAAGAQAIAIAANSMHRIYDQVAEAVDVPVLHIADAVGRKMKAAGADNAALIGTRNVMTESFYRRQLVSHGVDLLPPDMTHVERTNAIIYDELMHGKASRDAERFFRTMITNLQQDGAKAVVLACTELDLVIDVDANVLPIFDSARIHCEAIVDWIMGEDDVADGPGHGGAAS
- a CDS encoding parallel beta-helix domain-containing protein; this translates as MIRTLMAATALATLASPAFAETITVAPGEGAQERLQEALILAQAGDEIVLEAGRFDLTDGLSLDADNVVLRGAGMHASVLDFTGQQGAGEGLLVTSDGVTLRDFGVENPKGDGIKSKGADDIVYQGIRVTWTNGPDSENGAYGIYPVESTGILIDGVEVSGASDAGIYVGQSSRITVRNSIASYNVAGIEIENSRKAIVERNYVTGNTGGILVFDLPGLPVKNGGEVLVRGNLVANNTTPNFAPEGNIVASVRRGTGIMVMANDTVWVGQNMLYDNPTAPIMVIAYPLAFEDPEYNPYPREISIDTNQVDEGGTDPQFEGAEQLLAAFGGALPPVMWDGLEDPEMTTLMVHPDMAGWSVNLPEQGAGIEAARPGPLHVGAIGQPISIEDWGAPEALEARLK
- a CDS encoding deoxyguanosinetriphosphate triphosphohydrolase; the encoded protein is MSRSPLAADPARSRGREFPGPSDDTSSPESRGPRTAFQRDRDRIIHSIAFRRLRSKTQVFVAPEGDHYRTRLTHSLEVAQIGRVIARALGLDEDLTEALCLAHDIGHPPFGHAGEDALDNALSDHGGFDHNAQTLRTLMRLESPYCTHEGLNLSWEVLEGLAKHNGPVDSPHWALAELDDAFPLELAQWPTLEAQVAAVADDIAYDNHDIDDGLRAGFLELDDLLTLDFIADQWREVERRFPNAPRDRQLRELVRGQIGWMVNDVIDHARASTAGMDDAAQIARAGRQLAGFSPALHAAERRLKAFMYARLYYHPEQTATADKANTVIAQLWQAYCDRPQLMGSEWLDSLPADEPQRSRHIADYIAGMTDRFAIERTREIFGDAPDDLSNV